DNA from Mycobacterium sp. SMC-8:
ATGTCGGCCGCCAGCGCGGAGCGATTTCGCAACGAATTCGCCGCCGTCGCAAAGGATCTGGGCGGACGGAACGTGTCGGCGCAGGCGAGCACGGTGTCGGCCGGCGTCGAGGCCATCGGGCCCGACGCCGCGAGCGTCGCGGTGATCCTGCGCGGCACGCAGAGCAGCCCGGGCCAGCGGCCGGCCACGGCGGTGCTGGCGCTGCGGGTCACGCTGTCCAAGAGCGACGGGCGCTGGCTCGTCGAGGACGTCGCGCCGATCCACTCCCGCTGAGGCTCCGCCGCCCAGGGCCGTGGGTCAGTCGGTGGTGCGCTGGGATCGCATCTTGGCGAAGCGCTCCGAGAGTCGGCCCATCCTGATCATCAGCGATGCCGGCGGGCTGGTGGTGCCCCGCAGATAGGCGGCGAAGTCGTCGGCGGGCACGCCGATCCGTGACGCGAACTCCTGCTCGCCCAGACCCGAGCGCTCTAGCAGCAGGTGCACGTGGCGCGCCACTTCCGCGCACTCATTGGCCTCCAGGTGCTCGCGAGTGCGGTGCAGCACCTCCGACATCGCGCGCGACACCCCGTAGGGCCTGGCGGTCTCGAGCACCTCTTCGACCTGTCGGGCGGTCCTGCCGAACGGATCCCGCTTGATCGCGACCACGATGCGCTGCCACACGGCGAGGTCGTCGTTCTCCAGCGCGGCCCGGATCGCAGCGGTCGGCCAGAACTCGACCGGACGGTCGTCGGCGGGCGGGTGGGCGCGGCGGTCTGTGCCGCGTACCTCGGGCATCTCAGGGGCCACCATCACCTCGTCTCCTCCAACATGGCCACTGCCACCGCGAGGCAGCGCTGCCTGACCCGCGCCCACTCGGACTCCCCGTCGGCGCCGGCCGCGGCAAGGTCCGGCCCGTCGGCCGGAGCGGGCTCGGCCAGGCGCCGCACCAACTGGGTGGCCACCCAGTACGGCCTGGCCGGTTGACCACAGTAGTACCGGTCCATGCCGGCGAGCACTTCTGCCGCGGTGTTGGCGTCCATCGAATCCACCAGCTCGGCCAGGTCGTCGTAGTCACGGGCGCTGTTGCGCTGCAGGATCAGGAAGCTCTTCAGCCGCAGCGTCTCGGCGCCGGTCGGGATCTGCAGCCGGTCGCCGGTGGGCAGCAGCACGTTGGTGGTCTCCATCGGGCTGATGCGGGCCAGCGGGGGTTGCCCGTTGCCCTCGGCGTCCCGTGCGTCACGTTCGACGGCCAGCGCGTCCAGGGCGACGTCGAGTCTGCCGCGCCACATCGTCACCGGGTGCTTGGGCAGTTTGACCGCGACGGTCTTGCCGTGCGCCCGGTTGCTGACTGCCGCGGTGATCCTCTCGTCGCGCCCGACGCGGCTGCTGGTGGCCTTGCCGCACGGCTGGCAGCCGCTGAACGCGAGCGGGTCGGCAACGGTGATCGCTTGTGGGACAAGGGTTTTCAGTTTCGCCGCGGACTTGACCACGGTGCGCAGATCCGAACCGGACGGTGCCAGCGCGGAGATGTCGTCGGGGATGATCACCAGGTCGCCGATGTCGGCCTTGGGGAGCGGCTTCTCGAAGTCCACCGACGGCAGGATGCGGTCCAGCCAGCGTGGCAGCCACCAGTTCCACTCGTCGAACATCGCCATCAGGGCGGGCACCAGCACCAGCCGCACCACGGTGGCGTCCACCGCGATGGCCACCGCGCACGCGACACCGAGCTGGGCGACCAGCGGCATGCCGGCGAACGCGAACCCGATGAACACCGCGATCATGATCAACGCGGCGCTGGTGATGGTGCGAGCGCTTGTGGACACGCCGTAGGCCACGGCGTCGCGGGTGTTGCCGGTCTGCAGGAACCGTTCCCGGATCCGGGTGAGCAGAAAGATCTCGTAGTCCATCGACAACCCGAACGTCAGCGCGAGCACCAGCGGCGGGATCGTGCTGTCCAGTGACGAGATCTGCTTGAAACCGAGGTCGGACAGCCAGCCCCACTGGAACACCACCACCAGCGAGCCGTAGGCGGCGGCGACCGAGAGC
Protein-coding regions in this window:
- a CDS encoding XRE family transcriptional regulator translates to MVAPEMPEVRGTDRRAHPPADDRPVEFWPTAAIRAALENDDLAVWQRIVVAIKRDPFGRTARQVEEVLETARPYGVSRAMSEVLHRTREHLEANECAEVARHVHLLLERSGLGEQEFASRIGVPADDFAAYLRGTTSPPASLMIRMGRLSERFAKMRSQRTTD